The genomic segment GGAGCTTATAAAGAAGTGCTCAAGCATCGGATTTTCCTGCTGTTTACCATAGCGAATCTGCTCATCATAGCTGTAGAGGAGCAATTGACCAATGTCATCGGCCTTCGTTTAGTGAAAGAAATCCCAGAGCCTGAGCAGTTGTTTTCGTTTCTTGCCATTCAGGTGGATGGGATGAACTTGTTAGGCCTATTAAAAACAGAAAATACGTTGCTGGTTGTTTGCTTGACTGTTTTGGTCTCCTACGTGGTGAAGAGCTGCAGAGATAGGGCGGTGCTCCTGTCAGGCTTGGTCCTGTACTTTTGCGGGTATGCATGGATTAGCTTCAGCAACTCTCCCGCTGTCTTGCTCATTGCCATGTTCTTTGCGACCCTGGGTGAAGTGATACATATTCCGGTAAAACAAGCGTTACTCGCCAATATGGTGCCGGATCACGCGCGGAGCACGTATATGGCTGTTCATTCTCTGTTTGGCATTGTGGGGGTCAGCAGTGCAGGTGTGTTTATTCTTGTCAGCGCGTGGGTTCCCAACATTGCGATCACCGGAATGTTTGTAGGGATGGGACTGATTTGCCTCGTGCTATTTCATCGGATCACGAAAAAAGTTGGGCTAGAACAAGAAACCGCTGCGAAGGCAACCCACTCAAATGTGACAGCATGAGGACGTACTCAAGCGCATTCGGGGCATTGGTTGGGGAAACAATAACAAATAGGGTCTAGGCAATTTGGAAATAAAAGGATTATGTAAGCGATTTCTCGAAATCATAATGGAATATGTCAGTATCGAAAAGGAGATAAAAGATGGACGATCTCACGAAATTGATCAAGGATTTGACGGAAGCGGACGGAGTACCTGGGCACGAACGCGAAGTCAGGGTGAAGATGGAGGAGTACTTACAGCCTCTCAGTGACGAGTTGGTAAAGGATCGGCTGGGTGGGGTACTCGGGAAGAAGACGGGTGCTGAAAACGGTCCGAAAATTTTGCTCGCGGGACATTTGGATGAAGTGGGTTTCATGGTGACGCATATCACGCCAAAAGGGTACTTGCGTTTTATCCAGCTTGGCGGATGGTGGACGCACAATATCCTCTCACAGCGTGTGAAGGTCAAGACACGCAAAGGGGAGTATCTGGGGCTCATTGGTTCGAAGGCACCACACGCACTGGAAAAAGAAGAGCGGGAAAAAGTCATGAAGCTCAAGGATTTGTACATTGACATCGGGGCGAAAGATGAAGCAGATGCGAAGGAAATGGGTGTTCGCCCTGGTGATTGGATTGTC from the Brevibacillus brevis genome contains:
- a CDS encoding MFS transporter; this encodes MRFWKFDSNIRIRLMLQFLTTMASMTVTPYLIVFFSKQLGTVVTGFMFLGVMAASVAGSFAGGYVADRIGRKKVIVVCEAVIFLSFLGVAFVNSPWLQLPYITFIVFLFNNFSMGASGPAYQALIIDVSHPENRRAIFTASYWLNNLAVAIGGLVGAFLFDEHYFVLFLGVAASIAISLAITILFIKETYVPENLPRSASRKQRQKDSSFMADVMGAYKEVLKHRIFLLFTIANLLIIAVEEQLTNVIGLRLVKEIPEPEQLFSFLAIQVDGMNLLGLLKTENTLLVVCLTVLVSYVVKSCRDRAVLLSGLVLYFCGYAWISFSNSPAVLLIAMFFATLGEVIHIPVKQALLANMVPDHARSTYMAVHSLFGIVGVSSAGVFILVSAWVPNIAITGMFVGMGLICLVLFHRITKKVGLEQETAAKATHSNVTA